A window of Halalkalibacillus sediminis contains these coding sequences:
- a CDS encoding toprim domain-containing protein, whose protein sequence is MEELSRVLIVEGKQDRIKVQRVLEDDIQILCTYGTLGLHALEEMIDEFLLYERDVFIFTDTDDSGVKLRKMLNQELSHAENLFIDRRYRQVEDTPDHVLASILQAANMKVKVDYLKGPEYYE, encoded by the coding sequence ATGGAAGAACTTTCGAGAGTGTTAATCGTTGAAGGAAAGCAGGATCGAATTAAGGTTCAGCGAGTTTTAGAAGACGATATTCAAATTTTATGTACTTATGGAACCCTTGGTTTGCATGCATTGGAAGAGATGATTGATGAATTCTTATTATACGAGCGAGATGTTTTTATCTTTACTGATACAGATGATTCTGGCGTTAAACTTCGTAAAATGTTGAATCAAGAATTATCACATGCTGAGAATTTATTCATCGACCGTAGATATCGACAAGTTGAAGATACCCCCGATCACGTGTTAGCATCTATTTTGCAAGCAGCAAACATGAAGGTGAAAGTGGATTATTTGAAGGGGCCAGAATATTATGAATGA
- a CDS encoding TlpA disulfide reductase family protein, producing the protein MQAPLFELPYLDKDKTFHLEDVLGKKIIVLTFWVSWCPDCSRDLPMKEQFYKNMKDDSVEMITINVPGRERDPEEAHAFQEKFLTQPVLQDRGREVYELYEGTSVPTTIVIDRNGEIVGRYGDKDKFVDIVAKISEIL; encoded by the coding sequence ATGCAAGCACCACTATTTGAATTACCATATTTAGACAAAGACAAGACATTCCATTTAGAAGACGTCCTTGGTAAAAAAATCATCGTCCTCACGTTTTGGGTCTCATGGTGCCCAGACTGCTCAAGGGACCTCCCAATGAAAGAACAATTTTATAAAAATATGAAAGACGATTCGGTTGAAATGATTACGATCAACGTACCAGGCCGTGAGAGAGATCCAGAGGAAGCACATGCCTTTCAAGAAAAATTCCTGACGCAACCTGTACTACAAGATCGTGGCAGGGAAGTATATGAATTATACGAAGGTACATCTGTACCGACAACAATCGTCATCGATCGTAACGGAGAAATTGTCGGGCGCTACGGTGATAAAGACAAGTTCGTTGATATCGTCGCGAAAATCAGTGAAATTCTTTAA
- the sufD gene encoding Fe-S cluster assembly protein SufD: MTVETQLPYDKDYITQYSGKRNEPEWFKDIRLNALELSENLPMPKTQKTRTKNWNFTKFKHDVAGSNIKSFDELPEKIRVLLDEETTSQNLIIVRNNDVAYSSLSQDIKDQGVIFTDIFTALQDHEELVKKYFMQDGVSVDENQLTARHAALLNSGIFLYVPKNVVVNEPIQVVYWQEDPEAAFYNHLILVADQHSEVTYVENYVSNNVEEQTVANIVSEVFAHDGSKVSYGAVDNFAKGTTTYVNRRGTAYRDATIEWALGQMNDGHTISENITNLMGENSLSHAKAVSVGRGDQKQDFTANIVHFGKNSEGYILQHGVMKDKAASIFNGIGKIERGASKSNAEQESRVLMLSEGARGDANPILLIDEDDVTAGHAASVGRVDPVQLYYLMSRGISQREAERLVIHGFLSPVVKEIPIATVQKQLREVIEGKVN, translated from the coding sequence ATGACTGTAGAAACTCAGCTACCTTATGACAAGGATTATATTACCCAATATTCTGGTAAACGTAACGAGCCAGAATGGTTTAAAGATATACGTTTGAACGCATTGGAACTGTCTGAAAACCTTCCAATGCCTAAAACTCAAAAAACTAGAACGAAGAACTGGAATTTCACAAAGTTCAAGCATGATGTTGCAGGAAGCAATATCAAAAGCTTTGATGAACTTCCTGAAAAAATTCGTGTGCTTCTTGATGAAGAGACAACTAGTCAGAACTTGATCATCGTACGTAACAACGATGTTGCTTATTCTTCATTATCACAAGATATCAAGGATCAAGGAGTTATTTTCACAGATATTTTCACAGCACTTCAAGACCATGAAGAATTGGTTAAAAAATATTTCATGCAGGACGGAGTTTCAGTTGATGAAAATCAATTGACTGCTCGCCATGCTGCTCTTTTAAACAGTGGAATCTTCTTATACGTTCCAAAAAATGTTGTAGTAAATGAACCAATTCAGGTTGTTTACTGGCAAGAAGATCCTGAGGCTGCATTTTATAACCATTTAATTCTAGTGGCTGATCAGCATAGTGAAGTAACTTATGTAGAAAACTATGTTTCAAACAATGTGGAAGAACAGACAGTTGCTAATATCGTTAGTGAAGTTTTTGCACATGATGGATCGAAAGTCTCTTACGGTGCAGTTGATAATTTCGCAAAAGGAACGACCACTTATGTGAACCGTCGCGGAACAGCTTATCGTGATGCAACGATTGAATGGGCGCTTGGCCAAATGAACGATGGCCATACCATCTCAGAAAATATTACAAACTTAATGGGTGAAAACTCATTATCACATGCTAAAGCAGTATCAGTAGGACGTGGAGATCAGAAGCAGGACTTCACTGCTAACATCGTACACTTCGGAAAAAATTCTGAAGGGTACATTTTGCAGCACGGTGTAATGAAAGATAAAGCAGCTTCTATTTTCAACGGAATTGGTAAAATCGAACGTGGTGCTTCTAAGTCAAACGCGGAACAAGAGTCACGCGTATTGATGTTATCTGAAGGAGCGCGTGGAGATGCTAACCCGATTCTTTTGATTGATGAAGATGATGTAACTGCTGGCCACGCAGCTTCAGTTGGTCGAGTTGACCCGGTTCAGCTTTACTATTTGATGAGTCGTGGTATTTCACAACGAGAAGCTGAACGCTTAGTCATTCACGGATTCCTATCACCAGTCGTGAAAGAGATTCCTATTGCAACTGTTCAAAAGCAGCTGCGTGAAGTTATCGAAGGGAAAGTTAATTAA
- the sufU gene encoding Fe-S cluster assembly sulfur transfer protein SufU, translating to MSFNNLDTLYRQVIMDHYKNPRNRGQLEGDHTTVELNNPTCGDRIDLQLKVEDGIVEDAKFEGEGCSISMSSASMMTQVVIGKNVEDAVKISHMFSEMMLGNDPDTEDFKVEELGDIQALQGVSKFPARIKCATLAWKAMEQGVDKEQSE from the coding sequence ATGTCTTTTAATAATTTAGATACACTGTACAGACAGGTGATTATGGATCATTATAAGAATCCCCGTAATCGAGGACAATTAGAAGGAGACCATACCACTGTTGAATTGAATAATCCGACTTGTGGAGATCGCATTGACCTTCAATTAAAAGTAGAAGATGGAATCGTTGAAGATGCCAAATTCGAAGGGGAAGGTTGTTCAATCAGCATGTCATCAGCTTCTATGATGACACAAGTCGTAATCGGTAAAAACGTGGAAGATGCAGTAAAAATCTCTCATATGTTTTCAGAGATGATGCTCGGAAACGACCCAGATACAGAGGATTTTAAGGTTGAAGAATTAGGAGATATTCAAGCTCTACAAGGCGTTTCAAAATTCCCTGCCCGTATCAAATGTGCAACACTCGCATGGAAGGCAATGGAACAAGGCGTCGATAAAGAGCAAAGTGAGTAA
- a CDS encoding cysteine desulfurase — MLNEDVRQQFPILKQQVNENDLVYLDSGATSQKPQQVIDAVSRYYEEYNSNVHRGVHTLGSYATDGYEGAREKVKNFINASSTKEVIFVRGTTTAINTVAYSYGRENLQEGDEIVLTSMEHHSNIIPWQQTAKATGATLKYIPLQEDGTITLDDVRKTITSKTKVVAMMHVSNVLGTINPIKEVTQIAHENGAVIVVDGAQSVPHMKVDMQDLDVDFYAFSAHKMCGPTGVGVLYGKRELLEIMEPVEFGGEMIDFVHLHDSTWKELPWKFEGGTPIIAGAIGLGAAIDFLEEIGMENVEQHEEELIQYALERLQTIEGITIFGPKERAGLVTFNLDDVHPHDLATALDSMGIAVRAGHHCAQPLMRELGVVATARASFYLYNNKEDVDRLVDGLQKTKEYFGDVF, encoded by the coding sequence ATGTTAAATGAAGACGTTCGTCAACAGTTCCCCATACTCAAACAACAAGTAAATGAGAATGACCTCGTTTACTTGGATAGCGGTGCTACTTCTCAAAAGCCTCAACAAGTGATTGATGCAGTGAGCCGTTATTACGAGGAATATAACTCAAATGTTCACCGTGGGGTGCATACATTAGGTAGTTACGCGACGGATGGTTATGAAGGTGCCCGTGAAAAGGTCAAAAATTTCATTAATGCTTCAAGTACAAAAGAAGTCATTTTTGTTAGAGGAACGACAACTGCGATTAATACTGTTGCTTATAGCTACGGCAGGGAGAATTTGCAGGAAGGTGATGAAATCGTACTAACATCGATGGAACACCACAGCAACATTATCCCGTGGCAGCAAACTGCAAAAGCTACTGGTGCAACACTAAAATATATTCCTCTTCAAGAAGATGGAACGATTACACTTGATGATGTGCGTAAGACAATTACTTCAAAAACTAAAGTGGTTGCGATGATGCATGTCTCAAACGTTCTTGGAACCATCAATCCGATCAAAGAGGTTACTCAAATCGCTCACGAAAATGGTGCGGTCATTGTGGTAGATGGTGCACAAAGTGTTCCTCATATGAAGGTCGACATGCAAGATCTCGATGTTGATTTCTATGCTTTTTCAGCTCATAAAATGTGCGGACCAACAGGTGTCGGCGTATTATACGGTAAGAGGGAGCTCTTAGAAATTATGGAACCGGTCGAATTCGGTGGGGAAATGATTGATTTCGTGCATCTACACGATTCAACATGGAAGGAACTTCCGTGGAAATTTGAAGGTGGTACACCAATCATTGCAGGCGCAATCGGACTAGGTGCCGCAATCGATTTCTTGGAAGAAATCGGCATGGAGAATGTTGAACAACATGAGGAAGAATTGATACAATATGCATTAGAAAGACTTCAAACCATCGAGGGCATCACAATTTTCGGACCAAAGGAAAGAGCTGGTCTAGTCACTTTCAACTTAGATGATGTTCATCCTCATGACTTAGCGACGGCCTTGGATTCAATGGGGATTGCTGTTCGAGCAGGTCATCACTGTGCACAGCCACTGATGCGAGAGCTTGGAGTCGTGGCAACTGCAAGAGCCAGCTTTTACCTGTATAATAATAAGGAAGACGTCGATCGTTTAGTCGATGGATTACAGAAAACAAAGGAGTATTTCGGTGATGTCTTTTAA
- a CDS encoding methionine ABC transporter permease — MLSKLFPNVVMEDMWTATYETLYMTIISVVGTLILGIMLGLLLFLTDRGNLWQNRLINGITASAVNIFRAIPFIILILLLFPFTDFLMGTIRGPNAALPALIIGAAPFYARLVEIALKEVDKGVVEAAKSMGAKTRTIILKVLLPEAMPALISGITVTAIALISYTAMAGVIGAGGLGDLAYLKGFQRRDNDVVFACTIFIVIIVFIFQMIGDLLSNKIDKR, encoded by the coding sequence ATGCTGAGTAAATTGTTTCCGAATGTAGTCATGGAAGATATGTGGACGGCGACTTACGAAACGCTGTATATGACTATCATCTCGGTAGTTGGAACACTGATTTTAGGAATTATGCTCGGTCTGCTTTTGTTTTTAACTGATCGAGGCAACCTATGGCAGAACCGTTTGATCAATGGAATAACGGCTTCAGCGGTAAATATTTTCCGTGCGATTCCGTTTATCATATTAATTTTATTACTGTTTCCATTCACAGATTTTCTGATGGGGACAATTCGAGGACCTAATGCAGCTCTTCCAGCATTAATCATTGGAGCTGCACCATTTTACGCAAGATTAGTTGAGATAGCTTTAAAGGAGGTAGATAAAGGAGTTGTAGAAGCAGCGAAGTCGATGGGAGCCAAAACTCGCACGATCATCTTAAAGGTATTGTTGCCTGAGGCTATGCCAGCATTGATTTCTGGGATCACTGTCACGGCCATTGCATTAATCAGTTATACGGCAATGGCAGGAGTGATTGGGGCCGGAGGTTTAGGTGATTTAGCTTACTTGAAAGGGTTCCAACGTAGAGATAATGACGTTGTATTCGCATGTACCATTTTCATTGTAATCATCGTATTCATTTTCCAAATGATTGGTGATTTATTATCAAATAAAATCGATAAAAGATAG
- a CDS encoding arsenate reductase family protein, which yields MGVIIYQYPKCGTCRKALKWLDENKVEYESINIVENPPGEDELHDLIEKSDLPPKKFFNTSGKKYRELNIKDRVNEITKDDIMKLLASDGMLIKRPIVTDGAEVTVGFKEETFQQTWA from the coding sequence ATGGGAGTAATAATTTATCAATATCCAAAATGCGGAACTTGTCGTAAAGCTTTGAAGTGGTTGGATGAGAACAAAGTAGAATATGAATCAATCAATATTGTCGAGAATCCTCCAGGGGAAGATGAGCTACATGATCTGATTGAAAAAAGTGATCTTCCACCTAAGAAATTTTTCAATACTTCTGGAAAAAAGTACAGAGAGTTGAATATCAAGGATCGTGTGAATGAAATAACGAAGGATGACATCATGAAATTGCTCGCTTCAGATGGAATGTTGATTAAACGTCCAATAGTGACAGATGGTGCAGAAGTGACTGTCGGGTTCAAGGAAGAAACTTTTCAGCAAACTTGGGCGTAG
- a CDS encoding MetQ/NlpA family ABC transporter substrate-binding protein, with protein sequence MKKLLAILLATLLIGFLAACGTADEEDSSNGDSEGSEESTEEETDSEDTESGEGENSEAEGETTELVIGAANVPHSEILEEAKPLLKEEGIEIQIEVYQDYVLPNEDLDNGTLDANFFQHIPYLEDQKEEIGYDFVSLGGVHIEPMGIYSQNISSADDVEDGTNVIMSRSEADHGRILSILQEAGLITLEEGVDPVAATVDDIAENPKNLEFDASIDAGLLPEFYERESDALVAINTNYAIEAGLVPTEDAVFLEGSDSPYANVIATTADNEGNEALHTLVEVLRTDEIQNFMEEEYEGAIVPVDE encoded by the coding sequence ATGAAAAAATTATTAGCTATTTTATTAGCGACGTTATTGATTGGGTTTTTAGCAGCATGTGGCACAGCTGATGAGGAAGATTCATCAAATGGAGATTCGGAAGGTAGTGAAGAGTCCACTGAGGAAGAAACTGATTCTGAAGATACAGAGTCTGGTGAAGGCGAAAATAGCGAAGCTGAGGGCGAAACAACTGAATTGGTAATCGGGGCAGCAAACGTACCCCATTCTGAAATTTTAGAAGAAGCAAAACCTCTACTTAAAGAAGAGGGTATTGAAATTCAAATCGAAGTTTATCAAGATTATGTATTACCGAATGAGGACTTAGACAATGGCACGCTTGATGCGAACTTCTTTCAGCACATTCCTTATTTAGAGGATCAGAAAGAGGAAATTGGATATGACTTCGTTAGCCTAGGTGGAGTTCATATCGAACCGATGGGAATTTATTCTCAAAATATCTCAAGTGCAGATGATGTAGAGGATGGAACAAATGTGATCATGAGTCGTTCTGAAGCTGATCACGGTCGTATTTTATCTATCCTTCAAGAAGCTGGATTGATCACGTTAGAAGAGGGTGTGGATCCAGTGGCAGCAACTGTTGATGATATCGCAGAGAACCCTAAGAACTTGGAATTCGATGCAAGCATCGATGCAGGGTTACTACCAGAATTTTATGAGCGTGAAAGTGATGCGCTGGTTGCAATCAACACGAACTATGCGATTGAAGCGGGACTAGTACCAACTGAAGATGCAGTGTTCTTGGAAGGTTCAGATTCACCTTACGCAAACGTGATTGCTACAACCGCTGATAACGAAGGTAATGAAGCTCTGCACACACTAGTAGAAGTGCTGCGAACAGATGAAATTCAGAACTTTATGGAAGAAGAATATGAAGGAGCAATCGTTCCGGTAGACGAATAA
- a CDS encoding methionine ABC transporter ATP-binding protein → MISIKGLSKVFKTKHQQVSAVDDVSLDIQKGEIYGVIGYSGAGKSTFVRLINRLEEPSGGHVSINDQNITDLKSNDLRKERQKIGMIFQHFNLLWSRTVYENVAFPLEIAGVNKTERHEKVIELIELVGLKGREKSYPSQLSGGQKQRVGIARALANDPTVLLCDEATSALDPETTDDILDLLVSINKRLNLTIILITHEMHVIQKICHRVAVMEAGKVVEQGDVLDVFVKPKAHTTKRFVQQLNPLEHQTDELAEFINEADDSEIVKLHFIGGHAKRALITEVVRQFQVEVNILQGSISQTQEGSYGTLYVEMNGEKRVIENTIAYIEASGVEVEVLSHAE, encoded by the coding sequence ATGATTTCGATAAAGGGTTTATCAAAAGTTTTTAAAACGAAGCATCAACAAGTGAGTGCAGTTGACGATGTTTCGTTGGACATACAAAAAGGTGAGATTTACGGGGTCATCGGCTATTCAGGTGCTGGTAAAAGTACATTCGTACGATTGATCAACCGATTGGAGGAACCTTCTGGTGGGCACGTATCCATAAATGATCAAAATATCACCGATTTAAAATCTAATGATCTTCGGAAAGAACGCCAGAAGATAGGAATGATTTTTCAACACTTCAACCTGCTTTGGTCTAGAACAGTTTATGAAAATGTAGCATTCCCACTTGAAATTGCTGGAGTGAATAAGACAGAACGACATGAAAAAGTGATTGAGCTAATTGAACTGGTCGGTTTAAAAGGTCGTGAAAAATCATATCCATCTCAGTTAAGTGGAGGGCAGAAGCAGCGTGTAGGTATTGCTCGTGCACTTGCCAATGATCCGACGGTTCTTTTATGTGACGAAGCGACCTCAGCCTTAGATCCTGAAACAACAGACGATATTCTCGATCTTTTAGTATCTATCAATAAGAGGTTGAACTTAACGATTATTCTCATTACACATGAAATGCACGTAATTCAAAAGATTTGCCACCGCGTAGCAGTAATGGAAGCGGGTAAGGTTGTCGAACAAGGAGATGTGCTGGATGTATTTGTTAAGCCTAAAGCTCATACGACTAAGCGCTTTGTGCAGCAACTAAATCCACTCGAGCACCAGACAGATGAGTTAGCTGAATTCATTAATGAAGCGGACGATAGTGAGATTGTTAAGCTTCATTTCATCGGAGGTCATGCCAAACGTGCCCTTATTACTGAAGTGGTAAGACAATTCCAGGTCGAAGTGAACATTTTACAAGGTTCCATTTCTCAAACCCAGGAAGGTTCATACGGCACATTGTATGTCGAAATGAATGGAGAAAAGCGAGTGATTGAAAATACGATTGCTTATATCGAAGCATCAGGAGTGGAAGTTGAGGTGTTAAGTCATGCTGAGTAA
- a CDS encoding thioredoxin family protein — protein sequence MNEINRDNANFLIKKKDSHIIFVNSPFCGTCKVAKRMLEYVEEALEEEKFYELNATLAPDILQKYNIMSVPCLIVFKNGRPVDRMYAFRSVPHVLKEMSPYLV from the coding sequence ATGAATGAAATCAATCGTGACAATGCGAATTTTTTAATAAAGAAAAAAGATAGCCATATCATCTTTGTAAACAGTCCCTTTTGTGGAACTTGTAAAGTGGCTAAGAGAATGCTTGAATATGTTGAAGAAGCATTGGAGGAAGAAAAGTTTTATGAGCTGAATGCGACTCTTGCTCCAGATATTTTGCAAAAATATAATATTATGAGTGTGCCTTGTTTGATTGTTTTCAAGAACGGACGGCCGGTTGATCGTATGTATGCTTTCAGGTCCGTCCCGCACGTATTAAAAGAAATGAGTCCTTACTTGGTGTAA
- the gcvH gene encoding glycine cleavage system protein GcvH gives MSLPKDYRYSEEHEWVKDEDGKLKIGITNFAQEELGDIVFVELPEVGDELELDEPFGSVESVKTVSELYAPVSGKVVEVNEELEDSPELVNESPYEKAWMVVVEPSNESELDDLMDADAYKEMTDED, from the coding sequence ATGAGTTTACCGAAAGATTATCGTTATTCTGAAGAACATGAATGGGTAAAAGATGAAGATGGAAAATTAAAAATTGGTATCACAAACTTTGCACAAGAAGAATTAGGGGATATCGTATTCGTTGAACTACCTGAGGTCGGCGACGAGTTAGAATTAGACGAGCCGTTCGGTAGTGTTGAATCTGTAAAAACAGTTTCTGAATTGTACGCTCCTGTATCAGGAAAAGTTGTCGAAGTTAACGAAGAGTTAGAAGACAGTCCTGAATTAGTGAATGAATCTCCATATGAGAAAGCTTGGATGGTTGTTGTAGAACCAAGCAATGAATCTGAACTTGATGATCTTATGGATGCAGATGCTTACAAGGAAATGACAGACGAAGACTAA
- a CDS encoding DUF5667 domain-containing protein yields MKKQLLFLVLGTGLFVGGGHVFADETEEVVRPDSELYDTTRIMEEVEYDLTEDTSDKAILQDQYATKRLKESQVAMESGDLETSEQLLEESNLSAEQADADLTEAKSSGDDNAEEVEKSLSASLEERTKELTKLLEREDLPEEARQGISNAIKQVEHVVQRAKQREELQSKLAADEITEEEFGSEMKALAETFKEEAKKNREEARKNREKREDEVEKDEEEAREEAEEREEEAREEA; encoded by the coding sequence ATGAAAAAGCAATTATTATTTTTAGTTTTAGGTACTGGATTGTTTGTTGGTGGCGGGCATGTTTTTGCAGATGAGACAGAAGAAGTAGTAAGACCAGATTCTGAGCTTTATGATACAACTCGAATTATGGAAGAAGTAGAGTACGATTTAACAGAAGATACTAGTGATAAGGCTATTCTTCAAGACCAATATGCAACGAAGAGATTAAAAGAATCTCAAGTAGCAATGGAAAGTGGGGATTTAGAAACATCCGAACAATTATTAGAAGAATCTAATTTAAGTGCAGAGCAAGCGGATGCTGATCTAACTGAAGCAAAATCCTCTGGTGATGATAATGCAGAAGAAGTAGAAAAGTCTCTATCTGCAAGTCTAGAAGAACGTACAAAAGAGTTAACAAAGCTTCTAGAGAGAGAAGATCTACCAGAAGAAGCAAGACAGGGTATTTCTAATGCGATAAAACAAGTGGAACATGTGGTACAAAGAGCTAAACAACGAGAAGAATTACAATCTAAGCTAGCAGCTGATGAAATAACAGAGGAAGAATTTGGAAGTGAGATGAAAGCACTAGCTGAAACCTTTAAGGAAGAGGCTAAGAAAAATAGAGAAGAAGCAAGAAAGAATAGAGAAAAACGTGAAGATGAAGTAGAAAAGGATGAAGAGGAAGCAAGAGAAGAAGCAGAAGAGCGTGAGGAAGAAGCAAGAGAAGAAGCA
- the sufB gene encoding Fe-S cluster assembly protein SufB produces MAKKAPEVGDYKYGFHDRDVSIFRTERGLTEKVVREISRQKEEPEWMLEFRLKAFEQFHKMPMPQWGGDLNELDFDEITYYVKPSEQSERSWDEVPEEIKQTFDRLGIPEAEQKYLAGVSAQYESEVVYHNMEKDLEDLGVIFKDTDTALKENEELFRKHFGKTIPPSDNKFSALNSAVWSGGSFIYVPKNTKVETPLQAYFRINSENMGQFERTLIIVDEGASVHYVEGCTAPVYTTNSLHSAVVEINVMKDAYCRYTTIQNWANNVFNLVTKRATADANATMEWVDGNLGSKLTMKYPSVLLKGEGARGMTLSIALAGKGQHQDAGAKMHHLAPNTSSTIVSKSISKQGGKVTYRGIVHFGKNASGARSNIECDTLIMDNESTSDTIPYNEVLNENISLEHEAKVSKVSEEQLFYLMSRGISEEEATEMIVMGFIEPFTKELPMEYAVEMNRLIKFEMEGSIG; encoded by the coding sequence ATGGCTAAAAAAGCACCTGAAGTAGGTGATTACAAGTACGGTTTCCATGATCGTGATGTATCGATCTTCCGTACAGAACGTGGCCTGACAGAGAAAGTTGTCCGTGAGATTTCACGACAAAAAGAAGAACCCGAATGGATGTTGGAATTTCGCTTGAAAGCTTTTGAACAGTTTCATAAAATGCCTATGCCTCAATGGGGCGGCGATTTGAATGAGTTGGATTTTGACGAGATCACTTATTACGTCAAACCATCTGAACAATCAGAACGTTCATGGGATGAAGTTCCTGAGGAGATTAAGCAAACATTCGACCGCTTAGGAATTCCTGAAGCGGAACAAAAATATCTTGCTGGTGTATCTGCTCAGTATGAGTCTGAAGTTGTTTATCACAACATGGAAAAAGACTTAGAAGACCTAGGTGTTATTTTCAAAGACACTGATACAGCACTTAAAGAAAATGAGGAACTTTTCCGTAAACACTTCGGAAAAACGATTCCGCCATCTGATAACAAATTCTCAGCGCTGAACTCAGCTGTTTGGTCTGGTGGATCATTCATCTATGTTCCGAAAAATACGAAAGTAGAAACGCCTCTACAGGCATACTTCCGTATCAATTCAGAGAACATGGGTCAGTTCGAGCGTACGTTGATCATCGTTGACGAAGGTGCTTCTGTACACTATGTAGAAGGTTGTACAGCACCTGTTTATACAACAAACTCACTACACAGTGCGGTTGTTGAAATCAACGTGATGAAAGATGCGTATTGCCGTTATACAACGATTCAGAACTGGGCAAACAACGTATTTAACTTAGTAACCAAGCGTGCTACTGCGGATGCTAACGCAACAATGGAATGGGTTGATGGTAACTTAGGTTCTAAGCTTACTATGAAGTACCCTTCTGTTCTATTGAAAGGTGAAGGCGCACGCGGTATGACATTATCAATTGCACTTGCTGGTAAAGGTCAGCACCAAGATGCTGGTGCGAAAATGCACCACTTAGCACCTAATACTTCTTCTACAATCGTGTCTAAATCGATTTCGAAGCAGGGTGGTAAAGTAACGTATCGTGGTATTGTCCACTTCGGTAAGAATGCTTCTGGTGCACGTTCAAACATCGAATGTGACACGCTAATCATGGATAATGAATCAACGTCAGATACAATCCCTTACAATGAAGTTCTTAATGAGAATATCTCATTAGAGCACGAAGCGAAGGTTTCTAAAGTATCTGAAGAACAGTTATTCTACTTGATGAGCCGTGGAATCAGCGAAGAAGAAGCTACTGAAATGATTGTAATGGGCTTCATCGAGCCATTCACAAAAGAGCTTCCGATGGAATATGCAGTTGAGATGAACCGCCTGATCAAATTTGAGATGGAAGGTTCAATCGGGTAA
- the sufC gene encoding Fe-S cluster assembly ATPase SufC: MAGSTLEIKDLHVEIEGQEILKGVNLTIKGGEFHAVMGPNGTGKSTLASAVMGHPKFEITQGSVHLDGKDVLEMEVDERAQAGLFLAMQYPSEISGVTNSDFLRSSINAHREEGDEIPLMQFIKQMDETMDYLEIDKNMAQRYLNEGFSGGEKKRNEILQLMMIQPAIAVLDEIDSGLDIDALKVVSKGINKMRDEQFGCLIITHYQRLLNYISPDHVHVMMQGRIVKSGGPELAQKLEEQGYDWIKQELGIEDETVGQNA, from the coding sequence ATGGCAGGATCAACTTTAGAAATCAAGGATTTACATGTTGAGATTGAAGGTCAAGAAATTCTAAAAGGTGTGAACCTTACTATTAAAGGTGGGGAATTCCACGCTGTAATGGGGCCGAATGGTACTGGTAAATCAACACTAGCTAGTGCGGTCATGGGTCACCCTAAATTCGAAATCACTCAAGGTTCTGTACACTTGGACGGTAAAGACGTTCTTGAAATGGAAGTAGACGAACGCGCGCAAGCTGGTCTATTCCTAGCTATGCAGTATCCGAGCGAAATTAGTGGAGTGACAAACTCTGACTTCTTACGTTCTTCAATAAATGCTCACCGTGAAGAAGGCGACGAAATTCCATTGATGCAATTCATCAAACAAATGGACGAAACAATGGATTATTTAGAAATTGATAAAAACATGGCGCAGCGTTACCTGAACGAAGGTTTTTCTGGCGGTGAGAAGAAGCGTAACGAAATTCTTCAATTAATGATGATCCAACCAGCAATCGCTGTCTTGGATGAAATCGACTCTGGTTTGGATATCGACGCATTGAAAGTTGTATCTAAAGGAATTAACAAAATGCGCGACGAGCAATTTGGTTGCTTGATCATCACTCACTATCAGCGTTTATTAAACTATATTTCTCCAGACCATGTTCACGTAATGATGCAAGGACGTATAGTTAAATCCGGTGGACCTGAACTAGCTCAAAAACTAGAAGAACAAGGTTATGACTGGATTAAGCAAGAACTTGGAATCGAAGACGAAACAGTCGGTCAAAACGCGTAA